CGATCAAAAAATTGCTCAACTTATCGTCTGTCAAGCTAACTCCAGAGTCTATGCGTTTATTGCCGATTCTGTAGAGCAGATTTGTCTATCCCAGTCCGAACAAATCATCCAAACTCAAGCGGGACGGATGTTATTATTGCAGTCTTCTGGCAGATCCAGTGGCTTCCTTGGTTATGCTGATGAGCATCTAACAACAGAAATGCTCGTCCCTATCCACTTATTGACTGATGTGCTAATTTGTCCTAACCACCTTCCCACCTCAGCTACTACTTACAGCACAGATACACTAAATGCTTTCAAGCAAGATAAGCCTTTATTAGTATTTCGTTATTTAGACAAACGATGTGCTTTAGAAGTAGATTGCATCATCGGCAAACAATCTTCTGCAATCCATCCTCTGGGGGAAGCAATTCCAGTTGCTGCTTATATTCAAGGAACTAGCATTCTTGCCAATGGGCAACTTAGCCTGGTTTTGGATGGTCAGCTTCTCACAAAATCTCTAGCTTGAACTCAATCAGCGCAGTAAACGATTTGTCACTGGAACGATAACTTGGCAGAAAAGGACATCTTTTGCTGACAATCAACTATCGGACAAATCATGGTTACAAGAAAACAATTTTTAAAATCAAAAAATTAATTTCTGCAAGATGGTTTTGTCCATCTCTAGTTTTTTGGAGAGCGATTTTTGGCGTTGCATAATAAAGGGATGAATTGAGGTATTATACTGTGTAGTCTTAATACTGGAAGTCTACTGAGATTAGAAAAAATGGAAAGCGAAGAGGTAAGCAGAATCACATTTGTGTCAAGTTTGGTCGTCAATTTATCGATGTTTACAGCCCGGCAAAAGGGTACTCAGATCGGGTAAAACAAAATTGCTTAAAAGCAGATGTAAATGGTGTGGGATTTCGAGCAATTGAACGTGATAAAGGTGTTCAGACGTTCGCGGACTCGCTCTAAGCGTAAAGCCTACGGCATAGCTTCGCTTAGGGCGCAGCCTCTCGTAGAGAAGGCTTTACGCTTTGCTATCACACAAGTGTCATTTCTTGGGTCAAACAAGTTGCTGAAAAAATACCCAATGTACCAACTAAGGGTATTGAGCATTAAATGCGATTAGTGAATCAATGCTATGGACTGATTAAAAAATATCGGATGGATCGGCAGTTTGGAGTTTGCGAATCGAGAATGCTGCTGAAACGCAACACATTGTTGCTGTCAAAGCCAACACAAAAGCAGCACGTCCGATGGTCATTGCCATTGGCAATAATGTAGCTTGACGAGTTATTTGATAAAAACCAAGAGAAAGCATCAAACCAGGAAAAAATCCCATTGCTGCCAGGATTAATGCTTCTTGAAAGACTACAGAAAGCAGATAATTATTCTCAAAGCCGATCGCTTTGAGGGTAGCATACTCTGATAAATGGTCAGACACATCGCTGTAGAGAATCTGGTAGACAATCACCGCACCGACGATAAAACCAATCACAGCACCCAGGTCGAAAACATAGCCCACAGGTGTACTCGTATTCCAAAAACCCTGCTCCCGTTCGATGAACTCCTGCTTCGACAGCACTCGTACATCGTCTGGTAGTCCTGCTTTCAAATTTTTCATCACCTGGGCTAAATTAGCTCCTGGTTCTAATTGAATCACACCTAACTCAATCAGACCTTTTTCTCGCCGCCGACCAAATAGACGTAGGAAGTTGAGATCGCTAGTAATCAAATGACCGTTAACTCCAAAGGATGTACCTAGCTCAAATAAGCCAACTACTTCTACTTCACGATTTTCGATCTCAGTTTTGAAGGGCCCAGTTTGTTGGAATATTTGAGGAATTGGCCCGAATTCTTTCCGCGCCCCTTTATCAAACATGACAGTATCAGGGAATTTCAGCTTGTCTAAATTGGCCTCTACAGGAGGTAGCATCATCACATTGTCATCTGGGTTAAAGCCAATGACAAACATATTCCAAATCTGCTTATTGACTGGATTTTTCCACTGAACGTAGTCCAAATAAATAGGAATAACTGCTCGCACACCCGTGTAGCCAAGTGCCTGATATAAACGCCGTTCTGTAAATTTATCTCTGGAAATTAACGATCTGTAGCGATCGCTAATTAAAAAAACATCACCTTTTAAACTAGTTTGAATCTCTACCGCACCTTCAAATAAAGCACTGCGAAATCCTAACTGTAAAAACATGAGGACATCGGCGAAGGTAATGCCAGCGATCGCCACCAGCATCCTAGCTTTCTCTCTCGATAATTGCAGCCAAGCTAAAGGAATTCGTCGTCTCATAGAAAGATAGCTACCTTGACCTTCATATTCGTAAACCCAGCTACCTTCTGACTATCTGTTGGAGTTAAGCGAATTTTGACTTCAACAACTCGAGAATCAATATTGGCAGCCGGGTCGGTATTCAAAACATCTTTTTTGGCAACTTCCAATCCTACTTCGTCCACCACACCTCGTAATGTTTCAGTTAGAGAACCACCGCTGACATTAGTAATGGTGGCTTGCTGATCTTTGTGGACTTTTGGTAAATCGCTTTCGTAGACTTCGGCGATCGCATACATTTGGTTGGTTTGTCCTAATGAGACAATACCTTTATTGCTATCAACAATCTCACCTTCCCATGTGTGGATCTTCAAAATCTGTCCCGGTCTAGATGCTCGCACGTAGGCGAGATCTAACTCTGCCTGAGCCTGTTTCACTATAGCCTTAGTGTTGTTAACCTCGGTTTGCGCTACTCGTATATCTATAGGACGGACTTCAGCAATGCGATCGAGTGTAGCTTGAGCTTCTTTGACTTGTTGAGTCAATATTGCAGTAGTTTGGTAAAAATTGATTTTAGCTTCCTTCAGTTGTTGGACAACAGTCTCAAAAATTAAGCGTTTGCTATCACGCAACGAAGCAGAGACAGCACCATCTTGATAGAGCGACTCGTAACGTTGATATTCGAGTTGGGCATTTTCAGCCTCTGCGTCTAGACGTGTAACAGTTGCTTTTTTCGCAGCAGTATCTTCACGTAGCTGCACTTCAAGTCTGGCAATCACTGCCTTTTGAGCCTGAATTTCTCCAATTTTGGCACCAGCTTTAACCCGATCTAATTGGGCTTGGGTAACTGCTACTCGTTGCATTGCTTGCTCTAAAGCAGCTTGGAGACGAGGGCGTGAATCCAAAATGGCGATTACCTGTTTGTTTTGTACCCAGTCGCCTTGCTTCACTAATAATCGATCGATTCGGCTACCCTGACTAGAAGCAGTTAGCTGAATAACTTCTCCTTTTGGTTCCAGTCGTCCTAAGGCTGTCACTGCTTTGACTGGGGGATCTGTAGCTAGGGGAACAGATGATGATTCGAGATTAGGCTTTGAGTGTAAAATCTTAGAAATACTACTGAGGCTAGTAATGCTTGCTACTAGAGCGACAACTGCGATCGCTATATATGTCCACGTAAATTTAGATGATTTTTCAAAAGCCTTCATTATTACCTTTTAGAAGTGAGTTTATTCGCCTACGCTCACAAAAAAACAACATTCTAGCCTTATTAATCCGGCAATTTACCAATTACAGATTACATATAACCTTGAAACGCCCTTCTACAGAGCTTTTCAAGTAATTGAACTACACCATTTTCCATCTCAGTCGTAGTCTCAATACCTGAAAACTGATGTAATACCAAATTGAATCATGATTGCAACAGATGGAACGCCCAAAAGCTTGTCCAGTAAATATTTTACAATCCGAAATCCAAAATGGTATTAAAACAGGGATATAGCGTTTCCTAATTCTGACCGAAGCAACGGAAACGTCTCTGGCTTTGTTCCTGAATTCTGAATTATGCCGTAGGCTGCGATGTTTCTCGCCCAACCTCAGATAATATCTCTGAAAGCTTCACTTTCTGCCCAGAAGAAGGAACTATCAAAGTTTCCGAGTCAAAATGTATCCGAGGCGTTTTTATAATTAATGAAAGTACTGTTAAGTAAGGAAGTGAAACATATTCATTTCCAAAATTTTGGCGTAAAGCTTGACTAACTAGAGGCGCAAACTGGTGACTCATACTTGGAAAAAGATGATGCTCAACATGGTAGCCAAAATTAAGATGCAAAAAAGCTAATACTGGATTAATTGTGACAGTAATTGTATTGTGTAATGGATGATTTACATCAGAGTTAGTCGGACGTAATAAGTGTTGTGTAAGAATGTATGACACATAAATAAAGTTTCCCAATAACATCGGCAAGACGATGATATAAAGACTTGCGCGATCGCCGATCGCGCTCCCAAGTAAAATCCAAAATAAAATCATCAAAATAGTTTCAATCTTGGCTCTCAATCGATTGAACCCAAATTTATCTGCTAAATCCGAATCTGTCTTATAAAACCAGAGTACATATTGTCCCTCAAGGGTGAATAAGCAAAAAAAGCCAATGTAGCTGAACCAGTTATGTGTACCCGGAGTAAACATAGCTCTCAACCTAGTTACGGGACTTTTGGAGAACTCTTCAATTGTTCCGACGAAATCAGGATCCCGTTCCACAAAATTAGTATATCCATGATGGCACTGACAATGCCAAAATTTCCATGTTAATGGTGATATCAGAAATGGAATATATCCCAAATAGCCGAGAAAATATTGCCCAAAATTGGATTGAAAAATTGCCCCATGTAGTGCCTCATGTGCAATAAAACCCCATATTGTATATATTTGTCCAATGACAATAGATAACAACAAGTAAACATACCAAGGTAGAGAATACTGGATAATAATCCAAGAACAAGCTATGACAATAGATATCAACAAAATAGCAGCGATACCCCTCATTGGCTGGGGCTGAAATACATCGCTTGGCAATGATTCTCTAAGTTTATTTCTAATTGCGTGTAATTCCATATTTGTACTTTATATTCAACCAAAAAGTTGTTAATTATTAACAGAAAAAATGCCGTACAACTGCTGTATATAACTTTTCTTAATCAAATGAGATACATTATAGTCCCTCTTTCCAGGAAGGGGGTTGAAAATAGGATTATTTATCTCACTCAACAGATAAAGCCAATTCACGAAAAATATGCTGAGTCTCACTTTTTGAATTTTGAATTTGAATTAGTATAACTCCTTACTTCTGTGTCATCCATACTATAATGTCTGAAATTTGCGTTTTCTCCCCAGAAGAAGGATTTATCAAAGTTTCCGAGTCAAAATATATCCGAGGAGTTTTAATAGCTGACAATAGGACTTTTAAGTAAGGAATTAAAACATATTCATCAGCAAAATGTTGGCGTAAAACTTGACTAACTAGGGGAGCAAATTTTGGACTCATACTGGGAAAAAGATGATGTTCTACATGGTAACCACCATTAAGATGAATAAAATCGATTATCGGATGTGTTGTCACGCTGATTGTGTTTTGCAGTGGATTATTTACATCGGAGTTGGTAGGGCGTAAAAAGTGTTGTGTGACAATGTAGGTCACATGAGAGAAGTTTGCTATTGCCATCGGCATAATGATGATATAAAGACTTGCTTGAAAGCCAATCATCACACCAAGGAAAGACCAAAATAAAATCATCAAAATAGTTTCAATCTTAGCTCTCAATCGATTGAATCCAAATTTACGTGCTAAATCTGAATCTTTCTCGTAAACCCAAAGCACGTATTGTCCTTGAAGTGTCAAACCACAAAAAAAGCCAATGTAGCTCATCCAGTGTTGTATCCCTGGATTAAGCATGGCTCTCAAACGAGTTATAGGACTTTTGGAAAATGTCTCAATTGTCCCGACAAAATCGGGATCTCGTTCGGCAAAATTAGTATATCCATGATGACACTGACAATGCCAAAATTTCCATGTTAATGGTGATATCAAAAATGAAGTATATCCCAAATAACCAAGGAAATACTGACCAAAACTTGATTGAAAAATCGAACCGTGTAATGCCTCATGTCCGATCAAATCCCATATAAAATATATTTGACCAATAATAATTGATATCAGTAAGCATAGATACCAGGGTGGAGAATAATGGATAATCAACCAGGAAAAAACTATGACAACAGGTATCAAGAGAATGGCAACTATACCTCTCATTGGTTGAAGTTGGAAGACATCACTGCTTAAGGATTCTCGAACCTTATTTCTAATGAGATGTAATTCCATATTGTGGCTCCTATGTAATTAACAATTTACTATCTTGAGTCTTGCTCTGACTTAATTAAATGCCTGAATTACATATGGATAGATTGCCCAGCGTCGATAAGGAGAATACTGCCATTGATGCGTTTAACTTCTTCTCGCAGAAGATAGGAAACCATGTCAGCGACATCTTCGGGCATACAAAGTTTGTTACCGAGTGAAATAGATTCCCAATAAGGAATTAGCTTCTCGCTATCAGGCCATTTATTGATTAGTTCACCGTACACGGGGCCAGAACTAATACAGTTAACTTGGATATTATACGGCTCGAATTCCATAGCAAGATATCGCGTTAATGCCTCTACCGCAGCTTTAACAGTAGCCATACAGCCAAAATAAGGAATGTAACGATGAGCCGCATTTGTAGAAAGAGTAATAATTTTTCCACCTCCTTGCTTCTTCATCAATTTGGCAGCACGTAACGCTCCCTGGTGAAGTCCAATTACATTCGTGTGAAATGCTTTATCTAAATGTTCTACTTTAATCTCTTCTAAGGGAGCAAGCATTCCATTAGAAGCATTGCTAATAAAAAAGTCAAGCCTGCCAAATTCAGCCTCAATTTTGTCAAAAAGTTGATGAAGCTGTGTTTCATTAGCCACAGATCCCCAAATATGAATAGCCTTACCACCATTGGCTATAATCTCAGCCGCAGTTTCTTCTCCGCTAGCAGTGGAATGAAAAGAATTAACAATAACAGTCGCACCCAACTCTGCTAAATGCTGGGCAATAACTTTACCTAAACCTCTTCCAGATCCTGTGATTAAGGCAATTTTGTGAGCTAATGGTTTGTTACTTTCTTGATATAGCGATGATGTCAATGATTTTACCTGTTCATTACCATCAGATAAGGGTAATTGTGCAGTTTTTCTATTGCCATTAACTTCGGGTAAAGATAATTCAACTTTCACAGGAAAATCGTTGCTGACAATAAACTGGCTAATGGCAACAGCAACATCAGAGATAGTGCGTAGTTGTTGCTGAGGAATATTTAACTGAGTTAGCGGTGGTAATTTGTAGTGTTCTCTGAGAACAGAAAATACTTCTCCGAGTTTGACAGAATCAATTCCTAAATCTTCTTCTAAAGAAGCCTGTGCTTCTAAAATTTCCAGTGGATAACGAGTAACTTCAGCAAAGACACGTTGCACGTTAGCCAATACAGATGTGAAATCGGAAGTAACAGGTGATGGGATTGGCTCTAACTGATGATTAGGAATTGATGATGGTTCAATCTTTTCAGGTACAACAAACTGGCTAATGGCAACAGCAACATCAGAGATAGTGCGTAGTTGTTGCTGAGGAATATTCAGCTGAGTTAGCGGTGGTAATTTGTAGTGTTCTCTGAGAACAGAAAATACTTCTCCGAGTTTGACAGAATCAATTCCTAAATCTTCTTCTAAAGAAGCCTGTGTTTCTAAAATTTCTAGTGGATAACGAGTAACTTCAGCAAAGACACGTTGCACGTTAGTCAATACAGATGTTAGCTCAGAGGTAGTAGCTGATGATGGAATATTTTGTAGAAACACGATAATTCTCCTATTAGTTGAAGGAATTTATTTATGGGGTGAGGTATTGAATTAACTGTCCAAGTTCCTCATTACTACAGATGCGGCTATATAGATAAAATTCACCGACCTGGGTTAAAAACCCTTAATTTTATTTGTGTAGTAGCGAATTATCTTCGCGTAATACTTTCAAAACATTCTCTAAGTGAGTATTCAATTCAAAAGCCACGATGCTCAAGATAAGATTTGCCATAATGCTAAATGCAGCGTAGGGTGCAAATGTAGATTTGGCATAACTAAACTGAAGTTTTAAAATGTGCAATTGAGAATTAAATCCTATCTTTGGCAGATGTTTTGAGACAGTAAATAAAGACGTATCAATCTTGATCTCTAAGTTAGCGAAATCGCAAATATTATTTATTGGCGATATACCTGTTTTCAGGTATGACTCTTTGAGCGTCCATAGAAGTGTATATAGCTGAGAAATGCTTAATTCATCTTTTATTTGCTGCTGCACCCATAATGTTTCCTGTTTCGAGAAATAAGATTCGTAAAAATTTGGGCAGTGAGAAATAGGCTCCTCCAAATCTAAGCCGACTGGCCCAGAAGAACTCAGACTGGCGATCGCCAAACCGCCAGCATGAGAAATAGAAAGATACATTGCCGAAAGAATATTGCCTTGCCAAAATAATTGTGGCGCTCCTTTTAAGCTAGGGTTAGACGGCAATATTTCAATAGAGCGATACACAATTGGCAAAACTGTAGCAATATCATTGCATCCCAACTTTTGGATGGTTGGCGGCCAAACAGAGTTGGAGTTTGCCAAGTGAGTATTACTCAGATAGCGGCTGAATAATAATTTGCAGACAAGTCTGGCTGTAAACCACTCATAACGCCGCCTGGGATGCTTAAATTGATGAAAATAAGCCAGTTCTTTTGCAGATAAATAGTCTTTAGCATGGACAGCCAGCTCGCCACCGATATCAATGTGCATGGCAGCAATTGTAGGAAGGCATTGAGCGAATTCAGGTAAGTGAGTGGTTGATGGTGGCATGAGTGAGGTTTTTTACACAGGCATTATTTTGATTCCAGGTTTGATTTTTATAGCCGAGCCAGTTGTGTACTTTTTTGCAAACCGATCGCTTCTTCCATCAAAACCAAAACGCGATCGTTCGCATCCATCACTTGCAGCCAATCACAATAAAGGGTATCCCCAGTTTTTTGAGAGTTAGAACCAACAAGAAATAACTCTTGATGCAGTTGATTGAGTTTCCAATCATTCAAATCAGGTGTCAGAGTAATTTTTTTCCATCCTTGAGGTACAAAAACTGCTCTAGGATCGTTACTGTCCCCGCTACTGGTTGCTACTCGCAACATGGCATCAATTAAAATTGCGGGTGTACAAAAATCAGATGTTAAACGTAGTTGAGTTGTATTTTTTAATCGAAACTTAGCCCGTCTGCGATTAGATCCAATCACAATATTGTTAATACAATCAAACATACCTTTGAGCCTCACTGGAGAGTTAGGGTTCATATACGGCTCTTGAATCGTCTCTCCCTCAAACCCGTTCCAGGTTTCATAACGACCTACTATCGCTTGAGTATTTGCAGCTAGCCGTATATCCATTTCACAATGAACGCAATCTTTTTGTAGTAAAGTGCCGTTTTTGTGAATAAAATCTGATAGTAACTTCACGTGGATGACAGTTTCATGATTTTTTTCTGTAACAATAGTTGCCTGGGTTTTGAGTAATATTTCTTGCTCGTTGAAAAATTTAATAAATCTCGAAAATTTACTATTTTCAATGGCGATTAGTTGCAGATTGGGTCGCAGTGCTTGTGCAGCCTGTGCTG
The Nostoc punctiforme PCC 73102 genome window above contains:
- the devC gene encoding ABC transporter permease DevC, encoding MRRRIPLAWLQLSREKARMLVAIAGITFADVLMFLQLGFRSALFEGAVEIQTSLKGDVFLISDRYRSLISRDKFTERRLYQALGYTGVRAVIPIYLDYVQWKNPVNKQIWNMFVIGFNPDDNVMMLPPVEANLDKLKFPDTVMFDKGARKEFGPIPQIFQQTGPFKTEIENREVEVVGLFELGTSFGVNGHLITSDLNFLRLFGRRREKGLIELGVIQLEPGANLAQVMKNLKAGLPDDVRVLSKQEFIEREQGFWNTSTPVGYVFDLGAVIGFIVGAVIVYQILYSDVSDHLSEYATLKAIGFENNYLLSVVFQEALILAAMGFFPGLMLSLGFYQITRQATLLPMAMTIGRAAFVLALTATMCCVSAAFSIRKLQTADPSDIF
- a CDS encoding ABC exporter membrane fusion protein yields the protein MKAFEKSSKFTWTYIAIAVVALVASITSLSSISKILHSKPNLESSSVPLATDPPVKAVTALGRLEPKGEVIQLTASSQGSRIDRLLVKQGDWVQNKQVIAILDSRPRLQAALEQAMQRVAVTQAQLDRVKAGAKIGEIQAQKAVIARLEVQLREDTAAKKATVTRLDAEAENAQLEYQRYESLYQDGAVSASLRDSKRLIFETVVQQLKEAKINFYQTTAILTQQVKEAQATLDRIAEVRPIDIRVAQTEVNNTKAIVKQAQAELDLAYVRASRPGQILKIHTWEGEIVDSNKGIVSLGQTNQMYAIAEVYESDLPKVHKDQQATITNVSGGSLTETLRGVVDEVGLEVAKKDVLNTDPAANIDSRVVEVKIRLTPTDSQKVAGFTNMKVKVAIFL
- a CDS encoding fatty acid desaturase family protein; this translates as MELHAIRNKLRESLPSDVFQPQPMRGIAAILLISIVIACSWIIIQYSLPWYVYLLLSIVIGQIYTIWGFIAHEALHGAIFQSNFGQYFLGYLGYIPFLISPLTWKFWHCQCHHGYTNFVERDPDFVGTIEEFSKSPVTRLRAMFTPGTHNWFSYIGFFCLFTLEGQYVLWFYKTDSDLADKFGFNRLRAKIETILMILFWILLGSAIGDRASLYIIVLPMLLGNFIYVSYILTQHLLRPTNSDVNHPLHNTITVTINPVLAFLHLNFGYHVEHHLFPSMSHQFAPLVSQALRQNFGNEYVSLPYLTVLSLIIKTPRIHFDSETLIVPSSGQKVKLSEILSEVGRETSQPTA
- a CDS encoding fatty acid desaturase family protein, giving the protein MELHLIRNKVRESLSSDVFQLQPMRGIVAILLIPVVIVFSWLIIHYSPPWYLCLLISIIIGQIYFIWDLIGHEALHGSIFQSSFGQYFLGYLGYTSFLISPLTWKFWHCQCHHGYTNFAERDPDFVGTIETFSKSPITRLRAMLNPGIQHWMSYIGFFCGLTLQGQYVLWVYEKDSDLARKFGFNRLRAKIETILMILFWSFLGVMIGFQASLYIIIMPMAIANFSHVTYIVTQHFLRPTNSDVNNPLQNTISVTTHPIIDFIHLNGGYHVEHHLFPSMSPKFAPLVSQVLRQHFADEYVLIPYLKVLLSAIKTPRIYFDSETLINPSSGEKTQISDIIVWMTQK
- a CDS encoding SDR family oxidoreductase codes for the protein MFLQNIPSSATTSELTSVLTNVQRVFAEVTRYPLEILETQASLEEDLGIDSVKLGEVFSVLREHYKLPPLTQLNIPQQQLRTISDVAVAISQFVVPEKIEPSSIPNHQLEPIPSPVTSDFTSVLANVQRVFAEVTRYPLEILEAQASLEEDLGIDSVKLGEVFSVLREHYKLPPLTQLNIPQQQLRTISDVAVAISQFIVSNDFPVKVELSLPEVNGNRKTAQLPLSDGNEQVKSLTSSLYQESNKPLAHKIALITGSGRGLGKVIAQHLAELGATVIVNSFHSTASGEETAAEIIANGGKAIHIWGSVANETQLHQLFDKIEAEFGRLDFFISNASNGMLAPLEEIKVEHLDKAFHTNVIGLHQGALRAAKLMKKQGGGKIITLSTNAAHRYIPYFGCMATVKAAVEALTRYLAMEFEPYNIQVNCISSGPVYGELINKWPDSEKLIPYWESISLGNKLCMPEDVADMVSYLLREEVKRINGSILLIDAGQSIHM
- a CDS encoding 4'-phosphopantetheinyl transferase family protein is translated as MPPSTTHLPEFAQCLPTIAAMHIDIGGELAVHAKDYLSAKELAYFHQFKHPRRRYEWFTARLVCKLLFSRYLSNTHLANSNSVWPPTIQKLGCNDIATVLPIVYRSIEILPSNPSLKGAPQLFWQGNILSAMYLSISHAGGLAIASLSSSGPVGLDLEEPISHCPNFYESYFSKQETLWVQQQIKDELSISQLYTLLWTLKESYLKTGISPINNICDFANLEIKIDTSLFTVSKHLPKIGFNSQLHILKLQFSYAKSTFAPYAAFSIMANLILSIVAFELNTHLENVLKVLREDNSLLHK